One window from the genome of Numida meleagris isolate 19003 breed g44 Domestic line chromosome 24, NumMel1.0, whole genome shotgun sequence encodes:
- the LOC110387979 gene encoding keratinocyte proline-rich protein-like, whose translation MQYRKGEDDLDACHDDATCGCHDGPVSIPDLSPCHDRSSLSHDLEGSCQSVPQGCQPLEPCQPRDCCPAQRSWDCGKPRRRVEVSPVQPVCPPVKIRRRPLQQYRPPLQSEEQGCCRKPRRRVEQCPAEEPITLHPLPLQHRCPCVPCCRPPVQHCRPSVQHCHPPVQHCCPTSVPLPQHPGQHQCKQVQFLPPFQQKK comes from the coding sequence ATGCAGTACCGTAAGGGCGAAGACGATCTGGATGCGTGCCACGATGACGCGACCTGCGGTTGCCACGACGGCCCCGTGAGCATCCCAGACCTGTCCCCCTGCCACGACCGTAGCAGCCTCAGCCACGACCTGGAGGGGTCCTGCCAGAGCGTGCcacagggctgccagcccctgGAGCCCTGCCAGCCCCGCGACTGCTGCCCGGCACAGCGCAGCTGGGATTGTGGTAAACCCCGGCGGAGGGTGGAGGTGAGCCCTGTGCAGCCCGTCTGCCCACCGGTGAAAATCCGCCGCCGGCCGCTGCAGCAGTACCGACCACCACTGCAGagtgaggagcagggctgctgccgCAAGCCCCGCAGGAGAGTGGAGCAGTGTCCCGCAGAGGAGCCCATCACACTGCATCCCCTGCCCCTGCAGCACcgctgtccctgtgtcccctgCTGCCGTCCGCCTGTCCAGCACTGCCGTCCATCTGTCCAGCACTGCCATCCGCCtgtccagcactgctgccccacCTCCGTGCCCCTGCCGCAGCATCCTGGCCAGCACCAGTGCAAGCAAGTCCAGTTCTTGCCACCCTTCCAGCAGAAGAAGTGA